CTGTTGGTGGCTGATGAGGACCCGGTGCCCCACGGACATCCCCCTTCTCAGCTCCGCAGCGGATTGCGCATGAGCCCCGTGGTGTGCAGGCGCAAGTCCACGGACACGGTGACGGGAACCTCACGCCAGGTTTCGCCCCAACGCTCTTCGCCGACGGTGCGCCACAGGCCCGGCCGGAGGGCGCGCACGTGCTCGCCGAAGAACACGGGGTCCACCCCGGCCTCCTGCAGGTTGGCGATGACCTGCTCCATCAGGTCCCGCAGCTCGGCCTCGGCCCGTTGCACCAGTTGCTCGTGGACTTGCGGTTCCACGAGAGGCCGGGGGCACTGCATCTCCGTCACCCGCAGCCGGCCCCGCAGGGCCACCGCAAACGCCGGCTTGCCGCCGCGGTGCAGGCGAACCCGGTGCCCGGCCTGGACGACGCGGAACGACACGCTCTCCGGCCCCGGCTCGTCACCGCAGGGAACCGTGATGACCCCGTCCCGCCCGCGGCCCCGCAGCCACTTGATCGCCCGTACCTCCCGGGCGTCCAGGTACAGGGCGACCCGGTCGCCCCGCAGCACCGCGGCCCCGCCCAGCCGGGCGGCGTACCGCTGCCCTTTCGCCCCCGTGTCGGGGCTCTCCATGAGCTCGATCACCGGCAGCAGCGGGGCGCGGTACGTGGTCGCCCGGGCTGAGAAGAACTCCCAGAGCCGGACCTCCAGGCCGATGTGGGCCTTTGCGATCTCGGTGAGCGCCTTGGTCTGGAGGTTCTCCATCAGCGGTTCCGTCTCCAGCAGCGTCCGCACGGGACCGCCGCGCACCATGACGATCAGCCCCTGCAGGCGGAACTCGGGCGCCCGCAGGACGAAGTCAAGCGCGTCGCCGAGACCGTGCTCCGCCAGTCGCTCGCCGATGAACACCACCAGGGTGTGGGTGAGATTGATGCGGCGGGGCAGACGCAGTTCGATCTCCCGCAGGACCCCGGCGAAGCTGCGGCCGCGCTGGGTGACGACGATCCGGCTGGGAATCCCGGCGTCCCCCTGCGGCGCATTCTTCATGTGGGACACCGGCGGTCCGGCGATGCCGAAGGTGAACTCGTACAGGCCGTTGTCCGCCAGGTCGACGCCCAGGGCGATGACCAGCGCGAGGTCGGCCAGCTCCAGCCGGCCCCAGCAACCCGTGAGCAGCGGCAGCAGCAACAGCAGGGCGGCGACCCGCCTCATCGCCGTGCTCCCGCGCGCCGCACCGGCCCGGGACCGGGTTTCATCCCATGGCCTGCCCGGACGGGATCGGTCTGTTCCACCGCGGCGGGGCGCTTCTGCCGCGCCCAGAGCGGGGACCGGACGACGGTGTCGCGCAGGTCGGACGGCAGGAGGGGGCCGAAGGGCGCCATGTAGGGCGTGCCGAAGGACCGCAGGCTGAGCAGGTGAATGAGCAGCGCGGTCGCCCCCAGGATCAGGCCGTACGCCCCGTAGGTCCCGGCCAGGATCAGCAAGGGGAACCGCAGCATCCGGAGGGCCAGCGCGGTCGAGTAATCGGGAAGCATGAGGTTGGCCAGCGCGGTGACCGCGACGGTGATGATCATGGGGGCCGAGACGATACCGGCCTGGATGGCCGACTCGCCCAGAATCAGGGCGCCCACGATGGAGACCGATTGTCCCAGCTGGGACGGCATGCGCACGCCGGCCTCCCGGATGATCTCGAAGCCGAGTTCCATCATGAATGCCTCCATCGCGGCCGGGAAGGGGATCCCTTCGCGGGCCGCCATGATCGTGAGCAGGAGATTGGTGGGGATCGTCTCCCGATGGAAGGTCGTCAGGGCGACGTAGATGGAGGGGCCGAAGAGCGCGACCGCGGCGAACAGCACCCGGAGGATCCGCACCAGCACGACGGCGGGGAAACGCTCGAAGTAGTCCTCCGGTGAGTGGATCAGGTCCATGAAGGTCGAGGGCGCCACGAGCACCCAGGGGCTTCCGTCGACGACGATGGCGAAGCGGCCTTCCAGGAGCCCGCCCACCACCGCGTCCGGCCGCTCGGTGGCCCGGACCAGCGGGAAGACGGTCCAGGGCGTGTCCTCGATCAACTCCATCAGCTGGCCGCTGTCCAGCATGCCGTCCACCTTCACCCGGCGGATGCGCCGCATTGCCTCATCGATCAGTGACTGCTTGCAGACGGTGGCCAGGTAGCAGACGGCCACCCGGGTGCGGGTCAACTCGCCGACGGTGAGCATGTCGACCCGCAGCCGGGGGTCCCGGACGCGGCGGCGGATCAGGGTGAGGTTGACGTGAATCGACTCGATGAAGCCCTCCCGGGGGCCCCGGACCACCCGCTGGGTCTTGGACTCGCTGATGGCCCGCTGCGGGCCGCCGGTGACGTCGAAGGCCAGGGCGCATCCCGACCCCTCGACGAAGAGCACCGCCATGCCCTCGGAGACGGCGAAGGCCGCCTGCCGGATCTGGACGACCTCACTGGTATCCGGAGCGCTGACCTGGTGGTGCCGGATCCAGCCCACTACATCCCGGGCCGCGGGCGGCCGCTCCGCCGCCGAGGCCGGCTGCAGCAGCGAGTGGAGGCTCTGGTCCAGCCGCGGTTCGTCCACCATCGTGGGCAGGTAGACGATCATCGCCGGCACCGCCCCCGGTTCCAGCGAGATGTGGCGGACCGTCAGGTCCTGGCTGTGTCCGAAGTACAGGTCCATCAGGGCCTCGGCCTGCCCGAGACGGGCGGGGACGGGAAGCGCCGGGTTGCGGTGAACGAGTTCGAACAGCCGGGTCTCGGACCGGGGCGATACGGCCATCCGGCGCGCCAGATCGGCTTCCCGGGCCAGGCCCAGGGACCGGAAGTAGGCCTCGAGCTGGAGCGACTGGCCGGCCAGCCGGTGCACCCGGAGCCGGTGCGGCGTGCTGCCGCTTCGGGTTGACACGCGGTAGCGCAAGTTCTGCACCCCCCGGCCGAGGCTGCCGATAGTATGCGCCCGCCGGAACGATCCGCATGCCTGGCGCAGGACTGGGGCCGGGGCGCGGCGAAACCTCCCCCGGCGAAACCGGCGGCGGAGGAGGGCAAACAGGTGATCGCTGAGCTGGTCTTCGTGGGCACCGAGTTGCTCCTGGGAGAGATCCTGAACACCAACGCCCAGTACCTGAGCCGGCAGCTGGCCCAGCTGGGCGTGGACGTCTATCACCAGGTGGTGGTCGGCGACAACGCCGCGCGCCTCAGAGCGGTTCTCAGCCAGGCCCTGAGCCGGTCCGACCTCGTGATCGCCAGCGGCGGGCTGGGGCCGACCGATGATGACATCACCCGCGAGGTGGCGGCCGAGGTGACCGGGCGGCCGCTGGAGCTGGATCCGCAGCTGCTCGCGCAGCTCGAGATCTGGTTTGCCCGCCGCGGACGGCGCATGGCGGAGAACAACCGGCGGCAGTGCATGGTGCCCCGCGGGGCCCGGGTGCTGCCCAACGACCGGGGGACCGCGCCGGGGTTGATGATCCCCGCGGACGGGGACAAGGTCGTCATCCTGCTGCCCGGCCCGCCGGGCGAGCTGCGGCCGATGTTTGAGGCCCACGTGGCGCCCTACCTCGCCGCGCGGAGCGGCGGCCGGCCGCTCAGGTTGGTCACCCGGACGCTGCGGTTCGTGGGCATCGGCGAATCCGCCCTGGCCGACGGGCTGCGGGATCTGATGGCGACTCAGACGGACCCCACCATCGCGCCGTACGCCAAGGTGGCTGAGGTCCACCTGCGGCTGGCCACCCGCGCGGCGGACGAGGCCGAGGGCTACGCCCGCATCGCCCCCCTGGAGGCGGAGATCCGGTCCCGCTTCGGCCGGTTCCTCTACGGCTCGGACGAGGAGACCCTGCCGCAGGCGGTGGGCCGGCTGCTCGCCGAACGGGGGATGACGCTCAGCACGGCGGAGTCGTGCACCGGCGGCCTGGTGGCGAAGTGGATCACGGACGTTCCCGGTTCGTCCCGCTACTTCGGCACGGGTTTCGTCACCTATGCCAACGAGGCGAAGGTGAGCCTGCTGGGGGTCCCGGAGGAGTTGCTGTCCGCCCACGGAGCGGTAAGCGAGCCCGTGGCCCGGGCAATGGCGGAAGGGGCCCTGCAGCGGTCGGGGGCGGACGTGGCCGTGGCCGTCTCCGGGATCGCCGGCCCGGACGGGGGCACCCCGGAGAAGCCGGTGGGCACGGTCTGCTTCGCCCTGGCCGGGCGGGGGCGGCAGGGCGGCGGGCCGCTCCCGGCCGGCACCTGGGCCGAGACACTGTGGCTGCACGGCGACCGGGACGGCGTCCGCGAGCGGGCCGCGGTGCACGCCCTGGCCATGGTGCGGCGGTACCTGCTGGGCTACCTGGACTGAAGGGCGGCGGGCGGCCGTGAGGAGAGAGGGTTTTCGTTCTTTGTTAACCCGCTTTATGAACACTCTTGACGCAACCGGCAGATTGCGGCAAAATAGGGTTAGAAGCCGCTGGTCAGCGGCTCTTCCTCAGCAGACTTCGTTAACCGTCTTTACGAAAGGGTGAAGTGCCGTGTTGGTTGGGCCGGAGTTGATTCGGGCCATCAACAAGCAGCGGGTGCTTCGGCTGGTTCGCTCTGCCGGCGCCATGTCGCGGGCGGACCTGGCTGAGCGCACGGGCCTCACCCGGCCGACCGTCTCCGCTGTGGTCGCCGAATTGCTGGAGGAAGGCTGGGTGGAGGAGATCGGCACAGGCGAGTCGTCGGGCGGGCGACCGCCCATCCTGCTCCGGTTCAACCCCCGGGCCCGCTGGGTGATCGGCGCCGAGCTCGGCGCGGGACACGTGCGGGCGGTGCTGGCCGACCTGGCGGGGAACGTGTTTCACCGCTTCAAGCAGCGGGTGGAATCCCGGGACCCGCTGATCGAGGTGGACCAGCTGGAGCGGGCCGTCCGCTATCTGCTGGACCAGACGCCCCGGTACGGCCCGCCGACGCCGGTGGCCGGCGTGGGCATCGGCATTACGGGCGTCATCGATCCCGAAGAGGGCGTCTGGCGGTACTCTCCGCACTACCAGGTGCGCGACCTGCCCGTGGCGCCCATGCTGCAGGAGCGCCTGTCGCTGCCGGTGTGGATCGAGAACGACGCCCGGGCCATGGCCTGGGGCGAGCGTTCCTTCGGCGCGGCCCAGGGCGTGGACAACCTGGCCTTCATCCGGGTGGGCGTGGGCCTCGGCGCCGGTATCATTATCGACGGCCGGCTGTACGGCGGCGCGCACCAGGGCGCCGGCGAGATCGGCCACATCATGGTGAAGGAGCGGGGCCTGCGGTGCCGCTGCGGCAGCGACGGCTGCCTGGAGACGGTGGGCAGCGCCATCGCCATCGCCCGGCGGGCGGTGCAGCGCATGGCCCAGGGCGAGGAAACGCTGATCCGCGAGCTCTGCGGCGGCGACCCGTCGAAGGTCATCGCCACCACGGTGATCGAGGCGGCCGATGCAGGCGACCGCGTCGCACAGGAGATACTATCCGAGGCCGGCCGCTTCCTGGGGATCGGCATCGGCGCCATGATCAACCTGCTGAATCCCGCGATGGTCATCATCGGCGGCGGCACCAGCCGTGCCGGTGACTACCTGATCGAGCCGCTGCGCCAGGCCGCCCTGGAGCGGACGCTCCCGGCCCTTCGGGAGCGGGTGAAGATCGTCCGCACCGAGCTGGGGGAGGACGCGGGGCCCCTGGGGGGCGCCGCCCTGGTCATAGAGGAGCTTTTCCGCACACCCACGCTGAAATAGGAGACCAGTCAAGAAGGAGGAGCACCGGTATGACGATTCGCATTGGCATTAATGGTTTCGGTTCCATCGGTCGGCGCGTGTTCCGCATCGCTCTCTCCCGGCCCGATATCGAGATCGTGGCCATCAACGACCTCACCCCGCCGGCCACGTCGGCCCACCTGCTGAAGTACGACTCCAACTACGGCATCCTGGACGCGGAGGTCTCCGCCACCGAGAACAGCATTATCGTCAACGGCAAGGAGATCCGGGTCTACGCCGAGAAGGATCCCGCGCAGATCCCCTGGAAGGAGCACGGCGTGGACATCGTGA
The nucleotide sequence above comes from Symbiobacterium thermophilum IAM 14863. Encoded proteins:
- a CDS encoding competence/damage-inducible protein A; this translates as MIAELVFVGTELLLGEILNTNAQYLSRQLAQLGVDVYHQVVVGDNAARLRAVLSQALSRSDLVIASGGLGPTDDDITREVAAEVTGRPLELDPQLLAQLEIWFARRGRRMAENNRRQCMVPRGARVLPNDRGTAPGLMIPADGDKVVILLPGPPGELRPMFEAHVAPYLAARSGGRPLRLVTRTLRFVGIGESALADGLRDLMATQTDPTIAPYAKVAEVHLRLATRAADEAEGYARIAPLEAEIRSRFGRFLYGSDEETLPQAVGRLLAERGMTLSTAESCTGGLVAKWITDVPGSSRYFGTGFVTYANEAKVSLLGVPEELLSAHGAVSEPVARAMAEGALQRSGADVAVAVSGIAGPDGGTPEKPVGTVCFALAGRGRQGGGPLPAGTWAETLWLHGDRDGVRERAAVHALAMVRRYLLGYLD
- a CDS encoding spore germination protein produces the protein MRYRVSTRSGSTPHRLRVHRLAGQSLQLEAYFRSLGLAREADLARRMAVSPRSETRLFELVHRNPALPVPARLGQAEALMDLYFGHSQDLTVRHISLEPGAVPAMIVYLPTMVDEPRLDQSLHSLLQPASAAERPPAARDVVGWIRHHQVSAPDTSEVVQIRQAAFAVSEGMAVLFVEGSGCALAFDVTGGPQRAISESKTQRVVRGPREGFIESIHVNLTLIRRRVRDPRLRVDMLTVGELTRTRVAVCYLATVCKQSLIDEAMRRIRRVKVDGMLDSGQLMELIEDTPWTVFPLVRATERPDAVVGGLLEGRFAIVVDGSPWVLVAPSTFMDLIHSPEDYFERFPAVVLVRILRVLFAAVALFGPSIYVALTTFHRETIPTNLLLTIMAAREGIPFPAAMEAFMMELGFEIIREAGVRMPSQLGQSVSIVGALILGESAIQAGIVSAPMIITVAVTALANLMLPDYSTALALRMLRFPLLILAGTYGAYGLILGATALLIHLLSLRSFGTPYMAPFGPLLPSDLRDTVVRSPLWARQKRPAAVEQTDPVRAGHGMKPGPGPVRRAGARR
- a CDS encoding ROK family transcriptional regulator, encoding MLVGPELIRAINKQRVLRLVRSAGAMSRADLAERTGLTRPTVSAVVAELLEEGWVEEIGTGESSGGRPPILLRFNPRARWVIGAELGAGHVRAVLADLAGNVFHRFKQRVESRDPLIEVDQLERAVRYLLDQTPRYGPPTPVAGVGIGITGVIDPEEGVWRYSPHYQVRDLPVAPMLQERLSLPVWIENDARAMAWGERSFGAAQGVDNLAFIRVGVGLGAGIIIDGRLYGGAHQGAGEIGHIMVKERGLRCRCGSDGCLETVGSAIAIARRAVQRMAQGEETLIRELCGGDPSKVIATTVIEAADAGDRVAQEILSEAGRFLGIGIGAMINLLNPAMVIIGGGTSRAGDYLIEPLRQAALERTLPALRERVKIVRTELGEDAGPLGGAALVIEELFRTPTLK
- a CDS encoding Ger(x)C family spore germination protein, with the protein product MRRVAALLLLLPLLTGCWGRLELADLALVIALGVDLADNGLYEFTFGIAGPPVSHMKNAPQGDAGIPSRIVVTQRGRSFAGVLREIELRLPRRINLTHTLVVFIGERLAEHGLGDALDFVLRAPEFRLQGLIVMVRGGPVRTLLETEPLMENLQTKALTEIAKAHIGLEVRLWEFFSARATTYRAPLLPVIELMESPDTGAKGQRYAARLGGAAVLRGDRVALYLDAREVRAIKWLRGRGRDGVITVPCGDEPGPESVSFRVVQAGHRVRLHRGGKPAFAVALRGRLRVTEMQCPRPLVEPQVHEQLVQRAEAELRDLMEQVIANLQEAGVDPVFFGEHVRALRPGLWRTVGEERWGETWREVPVTVSVDLRLHTTGLMRNPLRS